The following nucleotide sequence is from Bacteroidota bacterium.
TATCGAGAAAATACACCCGAACATGAATGTCATCGTGAACGAGGAGAGGAGGAACTGAATGTTCCATACACCTGTTCGCAACCCGAATCCCAACCAAATCCCGCCGATGAAATATACGATCACGGCAAGCATCACGGCAACTGCGCCAAGGTATTTACCCAGCAGTAACTCCCATCGGGCAAGCGGCTTGGACAAGTACAAGTCGACGGTTCCTTTTTCGAGACTATCCGGAATCACGCTCGCTGTTGCGAAGACGCCGAACAGCATAATGCCGAAGAACAGACCCTTCGCCAATCCCGTCTGCATTCCGAACACGAGAGTTTCGATTTCTTCAACTGGTGTCGGCGGGCTTACGGGGTTGCCGAATGCCTTGAGAATAACGCCCTCGTCGGTATATTCAGCGGAGACACTGGCGAGTGTACCGAGCATGATCAGTGTGGAGATTCCGAGCAGAACGTAGAGTGTTGCTTTCGAAAACAACTCACGAAACGTTGCGAGGATGAGTGTGAGGAGTTTCATGATGCAACCTCACGCTTGATGAGGTTGATGAAAGAATCTTCCAGGGAACTGCGCTTCTTTGTGATGTGTGTGATTTCGATTCCGTGTCGTCGGAGCATGTCGATGAGATGATTCAGCTCGGAGACATCTTTGAGTTCGGCGGAGACGCTCTGCTTGTCAACTCTGAACTTCATCACGGTTGCGGCTGCCTCGTGATAGAAACCTTCTCCGAGCGAGCCTGCAAATCCGATTTCGTAGTTTGCGTCGGTGACGGTGAGTTCGTCAACCGTTC
It contains:
- a CDS encoding ABC transporter permease subunit; protein product: MKLLTLILATFRELFSKATLYVLLGISTLIMLGTLASVSAEYTDEGVILKAFGNPVSPPTPVEEIETLVFGMQTGLAKGLFFGIMLFGVFATASVIPDSLEKGTVDLYLSKPLARWELLLGKYLGAVAVMLAVIVYFIGGIWLGFGLRTGVWNIQFLLSSFTMTFMFGCIFSIVLLLGVLFRNATIPIIGSFLYLMFIDNLLDSREEILFLFSESKIYRGILDGLYYILPQIAGMQRSLADQILHKSMEWKPFVQAFLSSSAIFIFSAWIMRRKDF